The genome window TGGCGCGCAGCTGGTCCGGATGGTCGCCGAGGAACGGGATGACGGGGGCCATCAGTACGCCGCAGTCGATGCCGTGCTCGCTCAGGGTGCGGACGGCGTCGAGGCGGCGCGCGGGGGACGGGGTGCCGGGCTCGACGGTGCGCCACAGCGCGTCGTCGACGAAGCCGACCGAGACGGAGATGCCGACGTCGGTGACCTCGGCCGCCTGTCGCAGCAAGTCCAGATCGCGCAGGATCAGCGTTCCCTTGGTCAGGATCGAGAACGGGTTCGCGTGATCGCGCAGGGCCGAGATGATGCCGGGCATCAACCGGTACCGGCCCTCGGCGCGCTGGTAGCAGTCGACATTGGTGCCCATCGCGATGTGCGCGCCGTGCCAGCGGCTGGACGCGAGCCGGTCGCGCAGCAGCTCCGGGGCGTTGGTCTTGACGACGATCTGGGAGTCGAAGCCGAGGCCGGTGTCGAGATCCAGATAGCTGTGGGTCTTGCGCGCGAAACAGTAGACACAGGCGTGCGAACAGCCCCGGTACGGATTGACCGTCCATTCGAACGGCATCCGCGATGCGCCCGGTACCCGGTTCACGATCGAGCGGGCCCGGATCTCATGGAAGGTGATCCCCCGGAACTCGGGGGTGTCAAAGGTGCGCGTGGTCACCGCGTCGGCGGTGAAGAGCGCGCTGTTCCCGGTCGTGGCGGGGTTCTCGACCAGATTGTCCCAGCGCATGGACGCCTCCTCGGTAGCACTGGACAGAGAATAGAACACTTGTTCCCTTGATCGTTTTCTCCCCTTCGTCCCCGACCGGATTTTGAGCGGCGTGCGGGAGGTGATTGGCTCAGCACACCC of Streptomyces sp. NBC_01363 contains these proteins:
- a CDS encoding Rv2578c family radical SAM protein is translated as MRWDNLVENPATTGNSALFTADAVTTRTFDTPEFRGITFHEIRARSIVNRVPGASRMPFEWTVNPYRGCSHACVYCFARKTHSYLDLDTGLGFDSQIVVKTNAPELLRDRLASSRWHGAHIAMGTNVDCYQRAEGRYRLMPGIISALRDHANPFSILTKGTLILRDLDLLRQAAEVTDVGISVSVGFVDDALWRTVEPGTPSPARRLDAVRTLSEHGIDCGVLMAPVIPFLGDHPDQLRATVRAIAAAGATSVTPLVLHLRPGAREWYMQWLGNHHPHLVRRYERLYAEGAYAPKWYQRRITRYVHELATEFGIGPSHRGAARRLPARKEQHSPLDRPGPTQLTLL